In the genome of Candoia aspera isolate rCanAsp1 chromosome 1, rCanAsp1.hap2, whole genome shotgun sequence, one region contains:
- the LOC134489958 gene encoding olfactory receptor 9G4-like, producing the protein MEVEGNRTLVTDFVLVGFTSDPFLCIIFFVLFLASYTLTLTGNLGLMALIYLDSRLHTPMYFFVGSLSFLDIWYSSVYTPRILSDCVSKDKQMSLLGCAAQFFFSAGLTFSECFLLAFMAYDRFVAICNPLRYTTAMPKKLCVQLVIGAYVAGFANSIVHSSNTFCLRFCGSNVINHYFCDVLPLVKMACDDTRVHELILKATIGCSLLVTTAVIVSSYIGIAAVIVRIRTAEGRRKAFFTCLAHLVSVTLFYGSILIMYSRSNSQHTPDWDKGNALFYTVVNPLVNPFIYSLRNKDVKAAFRNVWGRFLAHK; encoded by the coding sequence ATGGAAGTGGAAGGCAATCGGACATTGGTTACTGACTTTGTCTTGGTTGGGTTTACATCAGACCCATTTCTATGCATAATCTTCTTTGTGCTGTTCTTGGCCTCCTACACCCTAACACTGACGGGGAACTTGGGCCTCATGGCTCTGATCTACCTAGACTCCCGCTTGCACACACCCATGTACTTCTTTGTGGGCAGCCTTTCCTTTCTGGACATCTGGTACTCCTCAGTCTACACTCCTCGCATCTTGTCTGACTGTGTGTCCAAGGACAAACAAATGTCCCTTCTTGGTTGTGCAGCCCAGTTTTTCTTCTCTGCTGGATTAACCTTCAGCGAATGTTTCCTACTGGCCTTCATGGCCTATGACCGCTTTGTGGCCATCTGCAACCCACTCCGTTACACCACTGCCATGCCCAAGAAGCTCTGTGTCCAGCTGGTGATAGGAGCTTATGTAGCAGGCTTTGCCAATTCCATTGTACATAGCAGTAACACCTTCTGCCTACGCTTCTGTGGTAGTAATGTCATCAACCACTACTTTTGCGATGTGCTACCACTTGTGAAGATGGCCTGTGATGATACACGAGTGCATGAACTCATCCTGAAAGCTACTATTGGTTGTAGTTTGCTAGTAACCACAGCTGTCATTGTAAGCTCCTACATTGGGATTGCAGCAGTTATAGTCCGCATCCGTACAGCTGAAGGGAGACGGAAAGCTTTCTTTACTTGTTTGGCTCACTTGGTCTCAGTCACCCTCTTTTATGGCTCCATTCTCATCATGTACTCCAGGTCCAACTCTCAACACACTCCAGATTGGGACAAGGGAAATGCATTGTTCTATACAGTAGTCAACCCTCTGGTCAACCCTTTCATTTACAGCTTACGCAACAAAGATGTGAAAGCTGCCTTCAGGAATGTCTGGGGGAGATTTCtagcacataaataa
- the LOC134489968 gene encoding olfactory receptor 9G4-like, protein MEVEGNRTLVTDFVLVGFTTDPFLRIIFFVLFLASYTLTLTGNLGLMALIYLDSRLHTPMYFFVGNLSFLDIWYSSVYTPRILSDCVSRNKHMSLAGCAAQFFFSAGLAFSECFLLAFMAYDRFVAICNPLCYITAMPKKLCVQLVVGSYIAGFANAIVHTSNTFRLRFCGNNIINHYFCDVAPLVKLACDDTRVYEVILSAVVGCSMLATIAVIVSSYIGIMAAIVHIHSSAGRRKAFFTCSAHLVSVTLYYGSILIMYSTPNSQHTPNSDKANALFYTVVNPLVNPFIYSLRNKDVKAAFKKVWGRFLAHR, encoded by the coding sequence ATGGAAGTGGAAGGCAATCGGACATTGGTTACTGATTTTGTCCTGGTTGGGTTTACAACAGACCCATTTCTACGCATAATTTTCTTTGTGCTGTTCTTGGCCTCCTACACCCTAACACTGACAGGGAACCTGGGCCTCATGGCTCTGATCTACCTAGACTCCCGCTTGCACACACCCATGTACTTTTTTGTGGGTAACCTTTCCTTTCTGGATATCTGGTACTCCTCAGTGTACACTCCTCGCATCTTGTCTGACTGTGTGTCCAGGAACAAGCACATGTCCCTTGCTGGTTGTGCAGCCCAGTTCTTCTTCTCTGCTGGATTGGCTTTCAGCGAATGCTTCCTACTGGCCTTCATGGCCTATGACCGCTTTGTGGCCATCTGCAACCCACTCTGTTACATCACTGCCATGCCCAAGAAGCTCTGTGTCCAGCTGGTGGTAGGATCCTATATAGCTGGCTTTGCCAATGCCATTGTGCACACTAGTAACACCTTCCGCCTACGCTTCTGTGGGAATAATATCATCAACCACTATTTTTGTGATGTGGCACCACTTGTGAAGTTGGCCTGTGATGATACACGAGTATATGAAGTCATACTGAGCGCTGTAGTTGGTTGTAGTATGCTAGCAACTATAGCTGTCATTGTGAGCTCCTACATTGGTATCATGGCAGCCATAGTCCATATCCATTCATCCGCGGGAAGACGCAAAGCCTTCTTCACTTGTTCAGCTCACCTGGTGTCAGTCACCCTCTACTATGGTTCCATTCTTATAATGTATTCCACACCCAACTCTCAACACACTCCAAATTCAGACAAGGCAAATGCACTGTTCTATACAGTAGTCAACCCTCTGGTCAATCCTTTCATTTACAGCTTACGCAACAAAGATGTGAAGGCAGCCTTCAAGAAAGTCTGGGGGAGATTCCTAGCACACAGATGA